One part of the Phycisphaerae bacterium genome encodes these proteins:
- the gap gene encoding type I glyceraldehyde-3-phosphate dehydrogenase → MAAVKVAINGFGRIGRLVARAMVARKGQFDIVAINDVGSTPKVHAHLLKYDSVHGVFNGEISHDENSIVVNGDRVRVLTETNPANLPWKELGATIVIEATGKFTGRAAGGKAGYDDHIKAGAKKVILSAPAKDQIDATVVMGVNDETLKPEHTFVSNGSCTTNCLAPVIKVLVDHPEVFGNKIEGFMTTVHAYTNDQRILDMVHGDDLLRARAAATNIIPSSTGAAKAIGLVVPSPNVKLDGFAFRVPVADGSVVDLTVSLDKSVDVAAVNAVFKKASESPRLKGILEYCDEPRVSSDIIRNPHSSIFDSTRTMAKGHMLKLVSWYDNEWGFSNRVCDLALRLSTMA, encoded by the coding sequence ATGGCGGCTGTGAAAGTGGCGATCAACGGGTTTGGGCGCATCGGTCGGCTCGTCGCGCGAGCAATGGTTGCCCGGAAAGGGCAGTTCGACATCGTCGCGATCAACGACGTCGGTTCAACGCCCAAGGTTCATGCGCACCTCTTGAAGTATGACAGCGTCCATGGCGTCTTCAATGGTGAAATTTCCCACGATGAGAACAGCATCGTCGTCAACGGGGATCGCGTTCGAGTCCTGACCGAGACGAACCCCGCCAATCTGCCCTGGAAGGAACTCGGCGCCACGATTGTCATCGAGGCAACGGGCAAGTTTACGGGGCGGGCGGCTGGCGGAAAGGCCGGTTACGACGACCACATCAAGGCCGGCGCAAAGAAGGTGATTCTGTCGGCGCCCGCGAAGGATCAGATCGATGCGACGGTGGTAATGGGTGTCAATGATGAGACACTTAAGCCGGAGCACACCTTTGTCAGCAACGGAAGCTGCACGACCAACTGTCTTGCCCCGGTCATCAAGGTGCTCGTCGATCACCCGGAAGTCTTCGGGAACAAAATCGAGGGCTTTATGACGACCGTGCATGCGTACACCAACGATCAGCGCATTCTCGACATGGTGCATGGCGACGATCTGCTCCGCGCGCGGGCGGCCGCAACGAACATCATTCCGTCATCGACCGGCGCCGCCAAGGCGATCGGGTTGGTGGTGCCCAGTCCGAACGTAAAACTGGACGGCTTCGCGTTTCGCGTGCCGGTCGCCGACGGCAGTGTCGTGGACCTCACGGTATCGCTGGATAAATCCGTCGATGTGGCGGCAGTCAATGCCGTCTTCAAGAAGGCCTCGGAGAGTCCCCGCCTCAAGGGCATTCTGGAATACTGCGACGAGCCGCGCGTCAGCAGCGACATCATTCGCAACCCGCACAGTTCGATTTTCGATTCGACCCGAACCATGGCCAAGGGCCACATGCTGAAGCTCGTCAGTTGGTACGACAACGAGTGGGGCTTCTCGAACCGCGTCTGCGACCTGGCACTCCGCTTATCGACGATGGCCTAA
- a CDS encoding metallophosphoesterase: protein MLSHPLRGRRSPTQFLPTLTCTLILAFGVAARADDARPAGPESPRQGNPPESDTNTTPPSVTRPVDGAIIREPSQGRPIFVTPGDTFYFVMSLPPNFKGDVGFSLRHALEPSISSLLRPKTPPSYFNQEYCHIVLQVAEKIEPGLYDLEVKTPDETYFSRRSVRIIDRFKDRFRFVHLSNMNIGDPTAPDFDDMLPKEINLLGPEFIVATGDYTEWSRVADDPKSWARVLKYFEQFNAPVYMLCGSHDHEASFTKFVATGPMGTIDYGDYHGILLLDHPANPLDQDYSQIQWIEADLKRNKTKRMNFLCANSDEMGILDIWRERGGIEDYVRDHHIKLYVAGGSTDWDFKEFAHKLDGLDDFHFARTHQSSTCMRDRATGFSHYRVIEIDGDNLAYTYANDTAPEPLQHSVPSGRLRVYFDAPNDGTSSKVGATVQNALNQSFDNARLWIRVAKRGNEKPVIAPGRIVRMVDAGDHWGCEVSYDLPDKGAVRIMASTNPKDIPPKPPIVVALEGPRQWRFRPKSTDFGLTYFESKADVAVKLTNESKIEIAAWPVIRVNGAQLHPDPEIVSRLPLTMKPGENISIPLAVNLRRVSPGPHKVQISFLEDPLGRIETFDVALQMDDALSEADEE, encoded by the coding sequence ATGCTTTCGCACCCGCTTCGGGGCCGACGTTCACCAACGCAATTCCTGCCGACTTTGACCTGCACTCTGATTCTCGCCTTCGGGGTCGCCGCCCGTGCAGATGATGCGCGTCCGGCCGGTCCGGAATCGCCCAGGCAGGGAAATCCCCCCGAAAGTGACACAAATACGACACCACCTTCGGTAACCCGTCCGGTCGACGGCGCGATCATCCGCGAACCTTCGCAGGGCCGTCCCATTTTCGTCACTCCGGGAGACACGTTCTATTTCGTCATGAGCCTGCCGCCCAACTTCAAGGGTGACGTCGGCTTTTCACTTCGCCATGCGCTGGAGCCGTCAATCAGTTCACTGCTGCGACCGAAGACGCCGCCCTCTTATTTCAACCAGGAGTACTGCCATATTGTCCTGCAAGTCGCCGAGAAGATCGAGCCGGGTCTGTACGATCTTGAAGTGAAAACACCGGATGAAACGTATTTCTCCCGCCGGAGCGTTCGCATCATTGATCGATTCAAGGACCGGTTCAGATTCGTTCATCTGTCAAACATGAACATCGGCGATCCGACGGCGCCCGATTTCGACGACATGCTGCCCAAGGAGATCAATCTGCTCGGGCCTGAGTTCATCGTTGCGACTGGCGATTACACCGAGTGGTCCCGTGTCGCGGACGACCCGAAGAGTTGGGCGCGCGTCCTGAAGTATTTCGAGCAGTTCAACGCCCCCGTTTACATGCTCTGCGGATCGCACGACCACGAGGCAAGCTTCACGAAGTTCGTCGCGACCGGCCCCATGGGCACGATCGACTACGGCGACTATCACGGCATCCTGCTGCTGGACCACCCGGCGAATCCCCTGGACCAGGATTACTCGCAGATTCAGTGGATTGAGGCGGATCTCAAACGGAACAAAACCAAGCGCATGAATTTCCTCTGCGCCAACAGCGACGAAATGGGGATACTCGACATCTGGCGAGAGCGCGGCGGTATCGAAGACTACGTCAGGGACCACCACATCAAGCTCTACGTCGCAGGGGGATCAACCGACTGGGACTTCAAGGAATTCGCCCACAAGCTCGACGGTCTCGACGACTTCCACTTCGCACGCACGCATCAGTCAAGCACCTGCATGCGGGACCGGGCCACCGGATTCAGTCACTATCGCGTGATCGAGATCGATGGCGACAACCTGGCGTATACCTATGCCAACGATACGGCACCGGAGCCGCTGCAGCACTCCGTTCCATCCGGCCGCCTTCGTGTCTATTTCGATGCGCCCAATGACGGCACCTCGAGCAAGGTCGGCGCGACCGTGCAAAACGCACTGAACCAGTCATTTGATAACGCTCGCCTCTGGATTCGCGTTGCCAAACGAGGTAATGAGAAGCCCGTGATCGCCCCCGGTCGCATCGTCCGCATGGTCGATGCCGGCGATCATTGGGGTTGCGAAGTATCCTACGATCTGCCGGACAAAGGCGCTGTACGCATCATGGCATCGACCAATCCGAAGGACATCCCGCCCAAACCTCCGATCGTCGTCGCGCTGGAAGGTCCGCGCCAGTGGCGCTTCCGACCGAAGTCGACTGACTTCGGCCTCACCTATTTCGAAAGCAAGGCCGATGTCGCCGTCAAACTGACGAACGAATCGAAGATTGAAATCGCCGCGTGGCCGGTGATTCGCGTCAATGGCGCCCAGTTGCATCCCGATCCGGAGATTGTGTCGCGACTGCCGCTGACGATGAAGCCCGGCGAGAATATCTCAATCCCCCTTGCCGTGAACCTGCGGCGGGTCAGTCCGGGGCCGCACAAGGTGCAGATCAGTTTCCTGGAAGACCCGCTGGGTCGCATTGAGACGTTCGACGTGGCGTTGCAGATGGATGATGCCCTGTCCGAGGCGGACGAAGAGTGA